One part of the Aspergillus luchuensis IFO 4308 DNA, chromosome 5, nearly complete sequence genome encodes these proteins:
- a CDS encoding putative G-patch domain protein (TFIP11) (COG:A;~EggNog:ENOG410PFU8;~InterPro:IPR022783,IPR000467;~PFAM:PF07842,PF12656,PF01585;~go_function: GO:0003676 - nucleic acid binding [Evidence IEA]) has protein sequence MESPSSSPYAGQKRKIADMSSDEVEEEDYRPTMGFRGFARASSRSESPPSHGGLGSARRNPRNNTAQSAMKGGGNNASKGMSGGNSFAARMMAKMGYVEGQGLGSSGQGIVNPIEAQARPTGAGLGAVREKTKQAREEEKRAAALRGESVEDSSDEERKRRRKKKEERKREGRSGTGTPVARAKPQFRTAREMEKDMEGLEVPNVLKSLIDATGKDQKVLTSTAGLMTPQTFVTQGEGEAWKIAQRARNDLEAFADEWKGLTERKKYIELEEAQVVEQLDTNQLKADQLSELVTAIGQLEIFQKEDTRAKFDEITDKLESMEIKYRNEIDEYRLPETAVAALHPLFRQAMEEWEPLRDPTFLVSNLRRLQPLLLRKANTEHTQRQSTSPYETMIYTLWLPRVRSALLNDWDVYEPAPATSLIVAWKELLPSFVYTNVLDQLVVPKLTNGLKDWRPRSSSRRHHTSSTNSSRFPWWLFTWLQYLDERHTNPKQPTGLLSDAKRKFRVVLDSWDLNKGLINGIELWRDALGSEFDTCLRNHLLPRLGRHLREDFEVNPQDQDLTALENVLKWKDFFKPNVMGLLLVAEFFPKWHNILYIWLTNDPNYEEVAEWFTWWRTQIPADINDLTIVDDEWNKGLQTMDLASQLGDRAAAELPPPSSTTTTTTEHATTKPTDKPAAAAPTTTAEQPRKPKIIEEVAFKDILESWCMEQGLIMLPLREAHPQNGQPLFRITASATGKGGVVAFVQGDVVWVQNKKAKEIWEPMGLEDQLVEKAEGR, from the coding sequence ATGGAgtccccctcatcctcgccctaCGCCGGCCAAAAACGCAAGATCGCCGACATGAGCTCCgatgaagtggaagaagaagattacCGCCCAACCATGGGCTTTCGCGGGTTTGCTCGCGCGTCGTCTCGCTCCGAGTCGCCTCCATCTCACGGCGGGCTGGGAAGCGCCCGTCGTAACCCCCGCAATAATACCGCGCAGTCAGCGATGAAAGGTGGCGGCAACAATGCTAGCAAAGGAATGTCCGGAGGCAATTCCTTCGCCGCGCGCATGATGGCCAAGATGGGTTACGTCGAGGGACAGGGTCTGGGTTCTTCCGGTCAAGGTATCGTCAACCCGATTGAGGCCCAGGCTCGTCCTACAGGTGCCGGTTTGGGTGCGGTCCGTGAGAAGACAAAACAAGcgcgggaagaggaaaagcgGGCAGCAGCTCTCCGGGGCGAATCCGTCGAGGATAGCTCAGATGAAGAGCGCAAGAGGcgacggaagaagaaggaggagcgcaAACGAGAGGGCCGGAGCGGTACAGGGACACCAGTGGCTCGCGCGAAGCCCCAGTTCCGCACTGCGCGCGAGATGGAAAAGGATATGGAGGGCTTGGAAGTTCCGAACGTGCTGAAGTCGCTGATCGATGCGACTGGGAAGGACCAGAAGGTGCTCACGTCTACAGCTGGTCTGATGACGCCGCAGACGTTCGTTacccaaggagaaggagaagcctgGAAGATCGCGCAACGCGCACGAAACGACCTAGAGGCATTTGCAGACGAGTGGAAGGGTCTGACAGAGCGGAAGAAATACATCGAGCTAGAGGAAGCCCAAGTCGTGGAACAGCTAGATACGAATCAGCTCAAGGCCGACCAGCTGTCTGAGCTCGTCACAGCCATCGGGCAGCTAgagatcttccagaaggaAGACACTCGGGCGAAATTCGACGAAATCACCGACAAGCTGGAGTCCATGGAGATCAAGTACCGCAACGAGATTGATGAATACCGACTGCCAGAAACGGCCGTCGcagctcttcatcctcttttCCGTCAAGCGATGGAAGAATGGGAGCCTCTCAGGGACCCAACGTTCCTCGTATCCAACCTCCGTCGTCTCCAACCTCTGCTCCTCCGAAAAGCCAACACCGAACACACCCAGCGAcaatccacctccccctACGAAACCATGATCTACACTCTATGGCTACCCCGCGTGCGctccgccctcctcaacGACTGGGATGTATACGAACCCGCCCCAGCAACCTCCCTCATCGTCGCCTGGAAAGagctcctcccctccttcgtcTACACTAACGTCCTCGACCAACTCGTCGTACCCAAGCTCACGAATGGCCTCAAAGACTGGAGACCTCGAAGCAGCAGTCGCCGCCACcacacctcatccaccaacagCTCCCGCTTCCCCTGGTGGCTCTTCACCTGGCTTCAATACCTCGACGAGCGACACACCAACCCCAAGCAACCCACGGGCCTCCTCTCCGACGCGAAGCGCAAATTCCGCGTCGTCCTAGACAGCTGGGACCTCAACAAGGGACTGATCAACGGCATCGAACTCTGGCGCGACGCCCTCGGCTCCGAATTCGACACCTGTCTCCgcaaccacctcctcccgcgCCTCGGCCGCCACCTCCGCGAAGACTTCGAAGTCAACCCACAAGACCAAGACCTCACGGCCCTCGAAAACGTCCTAAAATGGAAAGATTTCTTCAAACCAAACGTCATgggtcttctcctcgtcgcaGAATTCTTCCCCAAATGGCACAACATCCTCTACATCTGGCTCACCAACGACCCCAACTACGAAGAAGTCGCTGAATGGTTCACCTGGTGGCGCACCCAAATCCCTGCCGATATCAACGACCTCACCATCGTCGACGACGAATGGAACAAGGGTCTCCAAACTATGGACCTCGCCTCCCAGCTCGGCGATCGTGCCGCTGCTGAACTCCCTCCGCCTTCatctaccactactaccaccaccgaacACGCAACAACAAAACCCACAGACaaacctgctgctgctgcgccaacaacaacagcagaacAACCCCGCAAACCCAAAATCATCGAAGAAGTCGCCTTCAAAGATATTCTCGAATCATGGTGCATGGAACAAGGCCTCATTATGTTGCCGTTGCGTGAAGCGCATCCGCAAAACGGTCAGCCTTTATTCCGCATTACGGCTAGTGCGACGGGTAAGGGCGGTGTTGTGGCGTTTGTGCAGGGGGATGTGGTCTGGGTGCAGAATAAAAAGGCGAAGGAGATTTGGGAGCCTATGGGGTTGGAGGATCAGTTGGTTGAGAAGGCTGAGGGGAGGTAG
- a CDS encoding DUF3429 domain-containing protein (COG:S;~EggNog:ENOG410PNM5;~InterPro:IPR021836;~PFAM:PF11911;~TransMembrane:3 (i158-178o198-223i235-258o)), with protein sequence MLYRTTAARSVLRAISSSNASVARSALSNNVFKAPLTSSARYPARPTTSPSLALAARKPVTTALVRYASTSAKEGEEPDMMAGIKTEAKVIKDTFSLEAVPKEALYLGMAGVIPYVATSLQTVALAYEVKTAALAGDGLIFSGQSAELMLHMIEPIQVGYGAVILSFLGAIHWGLEWAGYGGKYGYKRYAAGVIAPAVAWPTLLLPVEYALISQFLAFTFLYYNDARAAAAGRAPAWYGMYRFVLTFIVGASIVASLIGREQIAGTLSTEHTIKDKINALIFLQKKEKEEVEARRRAELEDAE encoded by the exons ATGCTGTACAGAACCACTGCTGCCCGCTCTGTCCTCAGGGCTATCTCGAGCTCCAACGCCTCGGTCGCCCGCTCGGCCCTGTCCAACAATGTCTTCAAGGCTCCCTTGACCTCTTCCGCTCGTTATCCCGCTCGCCCGACCACCTCCCCCAGCCTCGCTCTGGCTGCTCGCAAGCCCGTCACCACCGCTCTTGTCCGCTATGCCTCCACCTCCGCTAAG gaaggcgaggagccCGACATGATGGCCGGTATCAAGACCGAGGCT AAAGTCATCAAGGACACCTTCAGCCTGGAGGCCGTCCCCAAGGAGGCTCTCTACCTCGGAATGGCCGGCGTCATCCCCTACGTTGCTACTTCCCTGCAGACCGTCGCCCTCGCCTATGAGGTCAAGACCGCCGCTTTGGCCGGTGATGGTCTGATCTTCTCCGGCCAGAGCGCCGAGTTGATGCTGCACATGATCGAGCCCATCCAGGTCGGCTACGGTGCTGTT atcctctccttcctcggtGCCATCCACTGGGGTCTCGAGTGGGCCGGCTACGGCGGCAAGTACGGCTACAAGCGCTACGCTGCCGGTGTTATCGCCCCTGCCGTTGCCTGGCCTACCCTGCTGCTCCCCGTTGAGTATGCCCTGATCTCTCAGTTCCTTGCCTTCACCTTCCTGTACTACAACGACGCtcgcgccgctgctgctggccgcGCCCCCGCCTGGTACGGCATGTACCGCTTCGTCCTCACCTTCATCGTCGGTGCTAGCATTGTTGCCAGCTTGATCGGCCGTGAGCAGATCGCTGGTACCCTCAGCACTGAGCACACCATCAAGGACAAGATCAACGCTCTGATCTtcctgcagaagaaggagaaggaggaggttgaggccCGTCGTCGCGCTGAGCTCGAGGATGCCGAGTAA
- a CDS encoding uncharacterized protein (COG:S;~EggNog:ENOG410PJ10), with protein MSDDSPGERRGFRAFFANALRPKKSRQVLRKGYSASTPDLRAGFKRPSTTSEDVPPLPSLAPLEAHRLKYRELNANKDTQLGESRDHTEILHAIGVQDIDPSDPYANRSEFDNRPPGEPLIASLTPILWAEICSYLNPADQASLAFASKTLLSKLAPLQPWQALNDPSNREYRSDFLVSQDRYLPHHLLCFPCARYHRRTQEGHEKLQPAHVINPLFNCPNMRNSLLPPPRHRITHGRTLPFSFVQLVMRAHNFSPSYGLPPDSLSRRWRRDDWSHHTRFHIHKGHLLMRVISTRFADPDLPPSSQRLLLYSREDYWPYFSACAHWRDGELMNVCKCALTHIPKPRDTSALQGLEHRAKDLMARRIHNPNSIATLCGKCRPMRRCPECPSEYLVEIKLTEDRTDPRSLHFRHAIVVTRWCDLGDGKSPRLSREWAACNGLLEGYDSFQMLGKRSISGIFEASIADDTLPGQRIISMNPKGKKRGEDGTGWY; from the coding sequence ATGTCCGATGACAGCCCGGGAGAAAGGCGCGGCTTccgcgccttcttcgccaatGCCCTCCGGCCCAAGAAATCCCGACAAGTCCTACGCAAGGGCTACAGCGCATCTACACCAGACCTCCGAGCCGGCTTCAAGCggcccagcaccaccagcgaagATGTCCCTCCACTGCCCTCCCTGGCGCCATTGGAGGCCCATCGCCTCAAATACCGGGAACTCAACGCCAACAAAGACACCCAACTCGGTGAAAGCCGCGATCACACCGAAATCCTGCACGCCATCGGCGTCCAGGACATCGACCCTTCAGACCCCTACGCCAACCGCTCCGAGTTCGACAACCGTCCTCCAGGCGAGCCCTTAATCGCCAGTCTTACCCCAATCCTCTGGGCAGAGATCTGCTCCTATCTCAATCCCGCCGACCAAGCCAGTCTCGCCTTCGCCAGcaaaaccctcctctccaagcTCGCCCCGCTTCAACCCTGGCAAGCCCTCAATGACCCTTCCAACCGCGAATACCGATCCGACTTCCTCGTCTCCCAAGACCGCTACCTCCCCCATCACctcctctgctttccctGCGCCCGCTACCACCGTCGCACCCAAGAAGGCCACGAGAAACTGCAACCCGCCCATGTCATCAACCCTCTTTTCAACTGCCCCAACATGCgcaactccctcctcccgccCCCGCGTCACCGCATCACCCACGGCCGCACCCTCCCCTTCAGCTTCGTCCAACTCGTCATGCGCGCCCAcaacttctccccctcctacgGCCTACCCCCGGATTCCCTCTCCCGCCGCTGGCGCCGCGACGACTGGTCCCACCACACTCgcttccacatccacaaaGGTCACCTGCTGATGCGGGTCATCAGCACTCGCTTCGCAGACCCAGACCTCCCGCCCAGCTCACAACGTCTCCTCCTCTACTCCCGCGAAGACTACTGGCCGTATTTCTCTGCCTGCGCACACTGGCGCGACGGCGAACTCATGAACGTCTGCAAATGCGCCCTCACTCACATCCCCAAACCCCGCGACACCTCCGCCCTACAGGGTCTCGAACACCGCGCGAAGGACCTCATGGCGCGGCGCATTCATAACCCTAATTCCATCGCCACCCTGTGCGGGAAATGTCGCCCCATGCGCCGCTGTCCGGAGTGTCCGTCCGAATACCTCGTCGAGATCAAGTTGACCGAGGATCGCACGGACCCGCGCTCCTTGCACTTCCGACATGCAATTGTGGTCACCCGGTGGTGTGATCTAGGTGACGGAAAGTCACCGCGGCTGTCGAGGGAATGGGCAGCGTGTAATGGGTTATTGGAGGGGTATGATTCGTTTCAAATGCTGGGGAAGCGGTCTATCTCAGGGATTTTTGAAGCTTCGATTGCGGATGATACCTTACCTGGACAGAGGATTATATCGATGAAtccgaaggggaagaagaggggggaggatgggacgGGGTGGTATTGA
- the sod2 gene encoding superoxide dismutase sodB (COG:P;~EggNog:ENOG410PUNZ;~InterPro:IPR036314,IPR019833,IPR019832,IPR019831, IPR036324,IPR001189;~PFAM:PF02777,PF00081;~go_function: GO:0004784 - superoxide dismutase activity [Evidence IEA];~go_function: GO:0046872 - metal ion binding [Evidence IEA];~go_process: GO:0006801 - superoxide metabolic process [Evidence IEA];~go_process: GO:0055114 - oxidation-reduction process [Evidence IEA]), with product MAASLVRTSARTALRAGASATPRTAGMAGLTFARGKATLPDLSYDYGALEPSISGKIMELHHKNHHQTYVNSYNTAIEQLQEAQHKNDIAAQIALKPLINFHGGGHLNHTLFWENLAPKSAGGGEPPSGALSTAINDTYGSLEEFQNKMNATLAAIQGSGWAWLVKDKQSGHIGIKAYANQDPVVGQFQPLLGIDAWEHAYYLQYQNRKAEYFKAIWEVINWKAVEKRFSA from the exons ATGGCTGCTTCCCTCGTCCGCACCTCTGCCCGTACGGCCCTGCGCGCCGGAGCTTCGGCTACTCCCAGAACTGCCGGCATGGCGGGCTTGACTTTTGCCCGCGGCAAGGCTACTCTCCCTGATCTGTCCT ACGACTATGGCGCTCTCGAgccctccatctccggcaAGATCATGGAGCTTCACCACAAGAACCACCATCAGACCTACGTCAACAGCTACAACACTGCCATTGAGCAGCTCCAGGAGGCCCAGCACAAGAACGACATTGCCGCTCAGATCGCTCTCAAGCCCCTGATCAACTTCCACGGTGGTGGTCACCTGAACCACACCCTCTTCTGGGAGAACCTTGCTCCCAAGAGcgctggcggtggtgagcCCCCGTCCGGTGCCCTGTCGACTGCCATCAACGACACCTACGGCAGCCTGGAGGAGTTCCAGAACAAGATGAATGCTACTCTTGCTGCTATCCAGGGTAGCGGCTGGGCTTGGCTCGTCAAGGACAAGCAGAGCGGTCACATTGGCATCAAGGCCTACGCT AACCAGGACCCCGTTGTCGGCCAGTTCCAGCCCCTGCTGGGTATTGACGCCTGGGAGCACGCCTACTA CCTCCAATACCAGAACCGCAAGGCCGAGTACTTCAAGGCCATCTGGGAGGTCATCAACTGGAAGGCCGTGGAGAAGCGCTTCTCCGCGTAA
- the GUT1 gene encoding glycerol kinase (COG:G;~EggNog:ENOG410PFNN;~InterPro:IPR018485,IPR018484,IPR018483,IPR005999, IPR043129;~PFAM:PF00370,PF02782;~go_function: GO:0004370 - glycerol kinase activity [Evidence IEA];~go_function: GO:0016773 - phosphotransferase activity, alcohol group as acceptor [Evidence IEA];~go_process: GO:0005975 - carbohydrate metabolic process [Evidence IEA];~go_process: GO:0006072 - glycerol-3-phosphate metabolic process [Evidence IEA]), with translation MQKSPTITFDSIALPDPLNPSTKKARTPPITTSKMRNPFDMADLDSAVEQEEPQPFMDIHAYQSHDGNRSLLQPNESRHGSSMKDRFIGAIDTGTTSSRFIIFDCTGVPVAKYQMEFRQIHEKSGWHEQDPFELVDSVYTCIEEAMKTFLALGHSRDDIEAIGITSQRETTVCWDWETGEPLHHAIAWPDTRTTGLVRELKAKEGADELSNICGLPLSTYPSSVTLMWMLRNLPEVKRAYDEGRLAFGTIDTWLLYNLNGGPEGGRLVTDVTNASRTMFMNLETLDYDDKLLKFFEIDKNKIRLPKILPSSDPEGYGWVRDGPLEGIPITSCLGDQSAALVGHCAFTPGSAKNTYGTGCFLLYNVGEKPVISKHGLLGTVGFQLGKHRKPVYALEGSVAVAGSGISFLMNNMGFFRDSRKVSEVAATVPDSGGCVFVTAFSGLFAPYWIDDAKGTIFGITQRTQRGHIARATMEAACFQTKAILDAMEMDSGHKLSELAVDGGMSNSDICMQTQADIIQIPVERPAMHETTALGAAIAAGFAVNIWKDFSELKDMNRANRTTFLPHASPVQSKKMYRQWSKAVEMSRGWLDTNDSEEEEEEGQNGA, from the exons ATGCAGAAATCACCCACCATCACTTTTGACTCTATCGCTCTCCCCGATCCTCTCAATCCCTCCACCAAGAAGGCCAGAACCCCACCAATTACCACCTCCAAGATGAGGAATCCTTTCGATATGGCCGACCTCGACTCCGCCGTCGAGCAGGAAGAACCCCAGCCTTTCATGGACATTCACGCCTACCAGTCGCACGATGGCAACCGCTCCCTGTTACAACCCAACGAGAGCCGTCACGGAAGCAGTATGAAGGATCGCTTTATCGGTGCCATTGACACCGGTACCACCAGTTCCCGTTTCATCATTTTCGACTGCACTGGTGTTCCTGTGGCCAAGTACCAGATGGAATTCCGCCAAATCCACGAGAAATCAGG ATGGCACGAACAAGACCCCTTTGAACTCGTCGATTCCGTATACACCTGCATTGAAGAAGCTATGAAGACCTTCCTCGCACTCGGTCACTCCCGGGACGATATCGAGGCTATTGGTATTACCAGTCAACGTGAGACAACAGTGTGCTGGGATTGGGAAACTGGTGAGCCTCTACACCACGCAATCGCGTGGCCAGATACCAGAACCACTGGGCTGGTTCGAGAACTCAAGGCAAAGGAGGGTGCGGATGAGCTATCAAACATCTGCGGCCTTCCCCTGTCGACATACCCTTCCTCCGTCACCCTCATGTGGATGCTCCGCAACCTCCCCGAGGTGAAGAGGGCATATGATGAGGGCCGCCTGGCTTTTGGTACCATCGACACCTGGCTGTTGTACAACCTGAACGGTGGCCCGGAGGGCGGCCGGCTGGTGACTGACGTCACAAACGCCTCACGAACTATGTTCATGAACCTCGAAACGCTTGATTACGATGATAAGTTGTTGAAGTTTTTCGAAATCGACAAGAACAAGATCAGACTGCCCAAGATTCTCCCTTCGTCTGACCCCGAGGGCTACGGGTGGGTCAGAGACGGCCCGCTTGAGGGCATCCCCATCACAAGCTGTCTTGGAGATCAATCTGCTGCCTTGGTCGGTCACTGTGCCTTCACGCCCGGATCTGCGAAGAACACTTATGGCACGGGTTGTTTCCTTCTGTACAACGTTGGTGAGAAGCCTGTCATCTCCAAGCATGGCTTGCTTGGCACCGTGGGCTTCCAGTTGGGCAAGCACCGCAAGCCTGTGTATGCCTTGGAGGGCAGTGTCGCTGTTGCTGGAAGTGGTATCTCCTTCCTGATGAACAACATGGGTTTCTTCCGTGATTCCCGTAAAGTCAGCGAGGTCGCTGCGACCGTTCCCGACAGTGGCGGCTGTGTCTTCGTCACGGCCTTCAGTGGTCTGTTCGCACCCTACTGGATTGATGATGCCAAGGGAACCATCT TTGGCATCACCCAGCGCACCCAGCGTGGACACATTGCACGTGCCACCATGGAAGCTGCCTGCTTCCAGACCAAGGCCATCTTGGATGCCATGGAGATGGACAGTGGTCACAAGTTGTCGGAATTGGCCGTCGATGGCGGTATGAGCAATTCCGATATCTGCATGCAG ACTCAAGCCGATATCATTCAAATCCCCGTTGAACGCCCGGCCATGCACGAGACGACGGCGCTGGGAGCCGCCATCGCAGCTGGCTTCGCGGTCAACATCTGGAAGGATTTCAGCGAGCTCAAGGACATGAATCGGGCAAACCGCACGACCTTCCTTCCCCATGCCTCCCCAGtgcagagcaagaagatgtACCGTCAGTGGTCCAAGGCCGTCGAGATGTCTCGTGGCTGGCTCGACACGAATGattcggaagaagaagaagaagaaggacagaACGGTGCATAG